Proteins co-encoded in one Longimicrobiaceae bacterium genomic window:
- a CDS encoding Uma2 family endonuclease, giving the protein MATRADSLHSRISWEDFLATASEDVRAEWVDGEVVPMSPVSERHARITVFLTTLMNLLAQRRKLGTVLHAPFYMKTAQAGREPDILFIAAQNGGRIKPTFLDGPADLVVEVVSPESRTRDRDEKRREYERAGVREFWLIDPLVHSAELYRLADGGRFDVVPADAEGRLHSRVMEGFWLDAEWLWAEPLPDAWDVLAEWGLM; this is encoded by the coding sequence ATGGCTACGCGCGCGGACTCGCTCCATTCCCGCATCTCGTGGGAGGACTTCCTCGCCACGGCGAGCGAGGACGTGCGCGCGGAGTGGGTGGACGGAGAGGTGGTGCCGATGAGCCCCGTGTCCGAGCGGCACGCGCGCATCACCGTCTTCCTCACCACCCTTATGAACCTGCTGGCGCAGCGGCGGAAGCTGGGGACGGTGCTGCACGCGCCCTTCTACATGAAGACGGCGCAGGCGGGACGCGAGCCCGACATCCTCTTCATCGCAGCCCAGAACGGCGGGCGGATCAAGCCGACTTTCCTGGATGGCCCCGCAGACCTCGTCGTCGAGGTCGTGAGCCCGGAGAGCCGGACGCGTGACCGCGACGAGAAGCGCCGCGAGTACGAGCGCGCCGGTGTCCGCGAGTTCTGGCTGATCGACCCGCTCGTCCACTCCGCCGAGCTGTACCGGCTCGCGGACGGCGGACGGTTCGACGTCGTCCCCGCCGATGCGGAGGGCCGCCTCCACAGCCGGGTGATGGAAGGCTTCTGGCTGGACGCCGAGTGGCTGTGGGCGGAGCCGCTGCCGGACGCGTGGGACGTGCTGGCGGAGTGGGGGCTGATGTGA
- a CDS encoding ABC transporter ATP-binding protein, translating into MAEPILQVENLRTYFKTDAGLARAVDGVSFHVNPGETLGIVGESGSGKSVTSLSIMRLIPEPPGRIQDGSRILFRQENGEMEDLARATEGRMRQIRGNDVAMIFQEPMTSLNPVFRVGDQIVESLRLHQGLNKRDARDRAIEMLQLVGIPIPHQRVDEFPHQLSGGMRQRVMIAMALACNPKLLIADEPTTALDVTIQAQILDLLNRLQEELGMSIILITHDLGVVAETCDRVIVMYAGQVFEEGPVDDVFHDPQNPYTEGLLRSMPKLGEQVERLAVIPGVVPSPLNWPVGCRFHDRCPYGWEKTEKEEPPLFDIGPGRRNKCWLVKYPEKRDEIRAAGGGFTAAGAVTGTGAAMPVAGRPEDVVPAADGGVA; encoded by the coding sequence ATGGCTGAGCCGATCCTGCAGGTGGAGAACCTGCGCACGTACTTCAAGACCGACGCGGGCCTGGCGCGCGCCGTGGACGGCGTGAGCTTCCACGTGAACCCCGGCGAGACGCTGGGCATCGTGGGCGAGTCGGGCAGCGGCAAGAGCGTGACGTCGCTCTCCATCATGCGCCTGATCCCCGAGCCGCCCGGCCGCATCCAGGACGGCTCGCGCATCCTGTTCCGGCAGGAGAACGGCGAGATGGAGGACCTGGCGCGCGCCACCGAGGGCCGCATGCGCCAGATCCGCGGCAACGACGTGGCGATGATCTTCCAGGAGCCCATGACGTCGCTGAACCCGGTGTTCCGCGTGGGCGACCAGATCGTGGAGTCGCTGCGGCTGCACCAGGGGCTGAACAAGCGCGACGCCCGCGACCGCGCCATCGAGATGCTGCAGCTGGTCGGCATCCCCATCCCGCACCAGCGGGTGGACGAGTTCCCGCACCAGCTCTCCGGCGGCATGCGGCAGCGCGTGATGATCGCCATGGCGCTGGCGTGCAACCCCAAGCTGCTCATCGCCGACGAGCCGACCACGGCGCTGGACGTGACCATCCAGGCCCAGATCCTGGACCTGCTGAACCGGCTCCAGGAGGAGCTGGGGATGTCCATCATCCTCATCACACACGACCTGGGCGTGGTGGCGGAGACGTGCGACCGCGTGATCGTAATGTACGCGGGCCAGGTGTTCGAGGAAGGGCCGGTGGACGACGTGTTCCACGACCCGCAGAACCCGTACACCGAGGGCCTGCTGCGCTCCATGCCCAAGCTGGGCGAGCAGGTGGAGCGGCTGGCGGTGATCCCCGGCGTGGTGCCCAGCCCGCTCAACTGGCCGGTGGGCTGCCGCTTCCACGACCGCTGCCCGTACGGCTGGGAGAAGACGGAGAAGGAGGAGCCGCCGCTGTTCGACATCGGCCCCGGCCGGCGAAACAAGTGCTGGCTGGTGAAGTATCCCGAGAAGCGCGACGAGATCCGCGCGGCGGGCGGTGGCTTCACCGCCGCGGGCGCGGTGACGGGCACCGGCGCGGCGATGCCGGTGGCGGGACGGCCCGAAGACGTGGTCCCCGCGGCCGACGGAGGCGTGGCATGA